One Skermanella sp. TT6 genomic window, CAGTTTTGATCTCATGCCCGAAAATTAGCCACATGACGGAGGCACCACCTTCGTCGTAACCGCCTCCGGGCGAGCGATGCCGTCCCTTGCCCTGCCCTTGCCTCTCTGGCCCCGAATTTGCTCCTGCGCCGCCGGGCTTTAAACACGAAAAAGTTAGAGGCGAGAGCATGGGACTGTTCAAAAGCGGCATCAAGTCTGCGGCGCTGGGCTGCGCCGTCGCGGTTTCGGCACTGCTTGCGGGGGTGGCCCAGGCGGCGGAACCGATCAAGGTCGGCGTGCTTCATTCCCTGTCGGGCACGATGGCGATCAGCGAGACGACGCTGAAGGACACCATCATGATGATGGTGGACGACCTCAACAAGAAGGGCGGCCTGCTGGGTCGGCCGGTCGAGGCCGTGGTGGTCGACCCCGCGTCCAACTGGCCGCTGTTCGCCGAGAAGGCGCGGGAGCTGATCGAGAAGGACAAGGTCGCGGCCGTGTTCGGCTGCTGGACCTCGGTCAGCCGCAAGTCGGTGCTCCCGGTGTTCGAGGAGAAGAACGGGCTGCTGTTCTATCCCGTGCAGTACGAGGGCGAGGAGTCGTCCCGCAACGTGTTCTACACCGGGGCCGCTCCTAACCAGCAGGCGATCCCGGCGGTCGAGTACCTGATGGGTCCCGAGGGCGGCGAGGTCAAGCGCTGGGTCCTGGCCGGCACCGACTACGTCTATCCGCGGACGACGAACAAGATCCTGGAAGCGTTCCTGATCTCCAAGGGTGTCGCCAAGGACGACATCATGATCAACTACACGCCGTTCGGCCATTCCGACTGGCAGACGATCGTGGCCGACATCAAGAAGTTCGCCTCGGCCGGCAAGAAGACCGCCGTCGTCTCCACCATCAACGGCGACGCCAACGTCCCGTTCTACAAGGAACTGGCGAACCAGGGCATCAAGGCGACCGACATCCCGGTCGTGGCCTTCTCGGTCGGCGAAGAGGAACTGGCCGGCATCGACACGTCCAACCTGGTCGGCCACCTCGCCGCCTGGAACTATTTCATGTCGGTGGACACGCCGGAGAACGACGCCTTCATCAAGCAGTGGCACGCCTTCACCAAGAACGAGAAGCGCGTCACCAACGACCCGATGGAAGCCCACTATATCGGCTTCAAGATGTGGACCCAGGCCGTCCTGCAGGCCGGCACCACGGACGTGAACGCCGTCCGCCAGGCCATGTACGGCCAGAAGGTGCGCAGCCCCAGCGGCTACGACGTCGTGATGAACACCAACCATCACCTGTCCAAGCCGGTGATGATCGGCGAGATCCAGGCCGACGGCCAGTTCTCGATCGTGTCGCAGACCGACGAGGCGATCAAGGGCGCCGCCTGGAGCCCCTACATCCCCGAGTCCGCAAAGCTGACGGCCGACTGGACCTTCCCCTGGGTCTGCGGCAACTGCACCGACCCCAAGTTCAGCGCCTACGCCAAGTAACGGCCCGTCCCGTGGCCTCCCTCCGGACCCGTTCCGGAGGGAGGCCATCTGGCCCTTCAGCGGGCCGCACGCCGGGGGAAAGCTCCTTGACCATCCTGAATCCATGCCTTGCGACGGCCGCCCGGGTCCTGCGCGGCCTTCATGCCGTCATGCTGGCCGCCCTGGTGGTTTGCGGTCCCGCCGCTTTCGGCATCACGCTCGGCGCGTTCGCCGCCTCGTCCGCCTGGGCTGACGACTATGGCGACGCCGTCGCTGGATTGGCCGCCCCGGGTTTCGCCGAGAAAGTGGCCGCCATCGAAGCGCTGGCGCGGCTGGGCGACGATCGCGCGACGCCGGTCCTCCAGGCCATGTCCGACAACCGTCTCTACACCCGCAAGGACGACGGCCGGCTGGTGATCGGCGGCTCCGGGCGCGACATCGCCCTGACCGACGCCGTCACCGGCGAGTCCCTGGGAACCGCATCGAGCCGCGACCTGACCCGCATCAACGTGAACAACGCGCTGCGCACCGCGCTGGCCGGCGCCATCGGCCGGCTGCAGATCAACAACCCCGATCCGGCCAAGCGGCTCGCCGCCGCCGAGACCATGGCCAGGGACCGCACGCCCGAGGCCGCGGCGCTGCTCCGCGAGGCGCTGGCCCGCGAGACGGTCGAGGACGTTCGCGCCGCCATGGCGCTGACCTTCGCCAAGATGAGCCTGGGCAGCCCCGACCCGGAGGAGCGGCTGGCCGCGGTCAACGACCTGTCCCGGCGGCTGACCCCCGAGGTGCGCGCGCTGGTGACCCCGCTGGCCGCCGTCAACGGCGATGGCAGCTTCGCCGAGCCGGATGCCCGGGTGCGCGCCGCCGCGACCGACCTGCTGGCCCGGATCGACACGCGCCTGGCCATGACCGAGCTTGCACTCAACCTGTTCCAGGGGATCAGCCTGGGCTCGGTCCTGCTGCTCGCCGCGATCGGCCTCGCCATCACCTTCGGCGTGATGGGTGTGATCAACATGGCCCATGGCGAGATGATCATGCTGGGCGCCTATACCACCGTCGTGGTGCAGCAGCTTTTCCGCGAATGGATTCCCGCCGACTTCTTCGGCCTGTACCTGATCGTCTCCATCCCGGCCGCCTTCCTGGTGGCGGGCGCCGTCGGCGTCGTGATGGAGCGCGGCATCATACGATTC contains:
- the urtA gene encoding urea ABC transporter substrate-binding protein; translated protein: MGLFKSGIKSAALGCAVAVSALLAGVAQAAEPIKVGVLHSLSGTMAISETTLKDTIMMMVDDLNKKGGLLGRPVEAVVVDPASNWPLFAEKARELIEKDKVAAVFGCWTSVSRKSVLPVFEEKNGLLFYPVQYEGEESSRNVFYTGAAPNQQAIPAVEYLMGPEGGEVKRWVLAGTDYVYPRTTNKILEAFLISKGVAKDDIMINYTPFGHSDWQTIVADIKKFASAGKKTAVVSTINGDANVPFYKELANQGIKATDIPVVAFSVGEEELAGIDTSNLVGHLAAWNYFMSVDTPENDAFIKQWHAFTKNEKRVTNDPMEAHYIGFKMWTQAVLQAGTTDVNAVRQAMYGQKVRSPSGYDVVMNTNHHLSKPVMIGEIQADGQFSIVSQTDEAIKGAAWSPYIPESAKLTADWTFPWVCGNCTDPKFSAYAK
- the urtB gene encoding urea ABC transporter permease subunit UrtB yields the protein MTILNPCLATAARVLRGLHAVMLAALVVCGPAAFGITLGAFAASSAWADDYGDAVAGLAAPGFAEKVAAIEALARLGDDRATPVLQAMSDNRLYTRKDDGRLVIGGSGRDIALTDAVTGESLGTASSRDLTRINVNNALRTALAGAIGRLQINNPDPAKRLAAAETMARDRTPEAAALLREALARETVEDVRAAMALTFAKMSLGSPDPEERLAAVNDLSRRLTPEVRALVTPLAAVNGDGSFAEPDARVRAAATDLLARIDTRLAMTELALNLFQGISLGSVLLLAAIGLAITFGVMGVINMAHGEMIMLGAYTTVVVQQLFREWIPADFFGLYLIVSIPAAFLVAGAVGVVMERGIIRFLYGRPLETLLATWGISLMLQQAVRAIFGAPNKEVSNPGWMTGAWEAMPGMVLTYNRIAIILFAIAVLAGLAALLRYTPFGLQMRAVTQNRNMASAMGIRTGWVDALTFGLGSGIAGVAGVALSQIGNVSPNLGQGYIVDSFMVVVFGGVGSLWGVLAGAMTLGIFNKFLEPYAGAMLGKILILVFIILFIQKRPRGLFALKGRAAEA